The following proteins come from a genomic window of Anopheles ziemanni chromosome 3, idAnoZiCoDA_A2_x.2, whole genome shotgun sequence:
- the LOC131287142 gene encoding zinc finger FYVE domain-containing protein 1-like, with amino-acid sequence MMQAEDSDSLSWISDKHPTVGSSIVSHPPDIVSGPFTSLTLDCDDIDDRRSPMNGPTDGKKERSFLLMDEQERVCVKSADQFCRRLSVSPDTKLKVVSIFGNTGDGKSHTMNHALFGGRDVFRTSAEQASCTMGIWAAFQRQKNVLCLDTEGLLGETINENRQMRMLLKVLAVSDIIIYRTRAERLRTDMYKFLGTASKAFTKYFAGALQALDLPGPPQALGPAVIIFHETHNTEVLKEDDDGKKEEDILRERFGKLKLELSAFSSLRYVGVRTSKPPTNYEPLRMVWEKEIRNTAVRSPRLPRVVFEALMALNNKFNGDLSPLPFHAFPEQYFTCTSVCKSCDARCQLSMGHLELREDHRSTGCCKYQHQHENKVYLCNRCHVNGRQVVVSMQTQKSTDSSWMGLAMYAWSGYVIECPNCGEIYRSRQHWYGNQSPEQNAVRTEIVHVWNDGGLQQQGPKHSAQLVLDGVAYITDAMASVGSQPTKLVKSWVTDKIRPAYWRPDSEIIHCKGCISNFERLGLKKHHCRSCGEGFCSFCSKHEMPVPSRGWNYPVRVCNSCWNDGRNGGSVGGAAHDGTAGSNGNDPEDLQRRHQNGDRGPTSTETPDLLLTSSSAGDGVDEANNILVRRYGEVVINTISNIGAVLEYPKDFIKESARPSYWVPDAEALNCFICELEFGSPEELNTVYPLGKVDAGWGPVSSGSSGGSNKRTSHSPPSSSSSPAPSPARRNENGTNDSRRQQQQLPTSSSTTGGVSPASHHTVSMATPVPSSARSTSSASAYRTIDRRRHHCRACGNAVCASCSQNRRPVPKRGWLSDVRVCNGCFTTED; translated from the exons ATGATGCAAGCGGAGGATAGCGACAGTCTTTCGTGGATCAGCGATAAG CATCCGACGGTCGGTAGCTCCATCGTGTCCCATCCACCGGATATCGTGTCCGGGCCGTTCACATCGCTCACGCTCGACTGCGATGACATAGACGACCGCCGATCGCCAATGAATGGCCCGACCGATGGCAAGAAGGAGCGCAGCTTCCTGCTCATGGACGAGCAGGAGCGCGTGTGCGTCAAGTCGGCCGACCAATTCTGCCGCCGGCTGTCCGTATCGCCCGACACCAAGCTGAAGGTGGTTTCGATCTTTGGCAACACGGGCGATGGCAAGTCGCACACCATGAatcacgcactgttcggcggCCGGGATGTGTTCCGCACTTCGGCCGAGCAGGCCTCGTGCACCATGGGCATCTGGGCGGCGTTCCAGCGTCAGAAGAACGTACTCTGCCTCGACACGGAGGGCCTGCTCGGTGAGACGATCAATGAAAATCGTCAAATGCGAATGCTGCTGAAGGTACTGGCCGTGTCCGACATCATCATCTATAGGACGCGCGCCGAGCGATTGCGCACCGACATGTACAAGTTCCTCGGTACCGCTTCCAAAGCATTCACAAAATACTTTGCCGGTGCGCTGCAGGCACTCGACCTGCCGGGCCCACCGCAAGCACTCGGGCCGGCTGTCATTATCTTCCACGAGACGCACAATACGGAGGTGCTCAAAgaggacgacgacggcaaGAAGGAGGAAGATATTTTGCGCGAGCGTTTCGGCAAACTCAAGCTGGAGCTCAGCGCGTTCAGTTCCCTCCGGTATGTGGGTGTACGGACGTCGAAACCACCCACCAACTACGAGCCACTGCGGATGGTTTGGGAGAAAGAGATCCGCAATACGGCCGTCCGGTCACCGCGGCTCCCGCGCGTCGTGTTCGAGGCGCTGATGGCGCTGAACAATAAGTTCAATGGTGACCTTAGCCCACTGCCCTTCCATGCTTTTCCGGAGCAGTACTTTACCTGTACGTCGGTGTGCAAGTCGTGCGACGCGCGCTGCCAGCTGTCGATGGGTCATCTCGAGCTGCGGGAGGACCACCGGTCGACGGGCTGCTGCAAGTACCAGCATCAGCACGAGAACAAGGTGTACCTGTGCAATCGGTGCCACGTGAACGGCCGCCAGGTGGTGGTCAGCATGCAGACACAGAAATCGACCGATTCGTCCTGGATGGGGCTTGCCATGTACGCCTGGAGTGGGTACGTCATCGAGTGTCCGAACTGTGGCGAGATTTATCGTTCCCGGCAGCATTGGTACGGAAACCAATCGCCGGAACAGAACGCCGTCCG CACCGAAATTGTGCACGTTTGGAACGATGGCGGTTTGCAGCAGCAGGGCCCGAAGCATTCCGCTCAGCTCGTCCTCGACGGGGTGGCCTACATCACCGATGCGATGGCCAGTGTCGGTTCGCAGCCGACGAAGCTGGTCAAATCGTGGGTTACGGACAAAATACGGCCAGCGTACTGGCGTCCGGACAGTGAGATTATT CACTGCAAAGGATGCATCAGCAACTTTGAGCGCCTCGGGCTAAAGAAGCACCACTGCCGGAGCTGTGGGGAAGGATTCTGTAGCTTTTGCTCGAAACACGAGATGCCCGTCCCGAgccgtggttggaactacccGGTGCGGGTGTGTAATAGCTGCTGGAACGACGGGCGTAACGGTGGAAGCGTCGGAGGAGCTGCCCATGATGGGACGGCGGGGTCCAACGGAAATGATCCAGAAGATTTGCAGCGGCGGCACCAGAATGGAG ATCGCGGACCAACCAGTACTGAAACACCTGACCTCCTCCTGACGTCTTCTTCTGCAGGCGATGGCGTGGACGAAGCGAACAACATTCTCGTGCGACGGTACGGTGAGGTGGTTATTAACACGATCAGCAATATTGGAGCCGTGTTGGAGTATCCAAAAG ATTTCATCAAGGAATCAGCACGCCCTTCGTACTGGGTGCCGGATGCCGAAGCGCTGAACTGTTTCATCTGCGAGCTGGAGTTTGGATCACCGGAGGAGCTCAACACGGTCTACCCGCTCGGTAAAGTGGATGCGGGTTGGGGTCCCGTTAGCAGCGGGTCATCCGGAGGAAGCAACAAGCGCACATCACACTCCCCACCTTCGTCATCCTCGTCCCCTGCACCATCCCCTGCTAGACGCAACGAAAATGGGACCAACGATTCGCGCcgtcagcaacagcagctgccAACGTCGTCATCCACCACCGGAGGCGTCTCCCCGGCCAGTCACCACACAGTCTCGATGGCCACCCCAGTGCCATCATCCGCACGCTCCACTTCGTCGGCCTCCGCGTATCGAACGATCGATCGGCGAAGGCACCACTGCCGGGCGTGTGGGAATGCCGTTTGTGCGAGCTGCTCGCAGAATCGCCGACCTGTCCCGAAGCGCGGTTGGCTGAGCGATGTCCGTGTGTGCAACGGTTGCTTCACGACGGAAGATTAA